A genomic stretch from Corynebacterium faecale includes:
- a CDS encoding exonuclease domain-containing protein: MIAAHGATITLDGSTLTITHSPLLTALSRSGEHTQTVDLSSVSGVEVHPPGSLSCGSIELTGQAGPTVITFSPNQVEQAESLAAGINAVLRGETPTLTSGGGGNATAAATPVPGLDFVGFDVETANDDWGSICQIGLVRYQDGVETESVSWLCTPPEPFNFFQPINISIHGITPEQVADQPGFAEMLPKMVDFVGDLPLVAHNAQFDFTALSRACDAAGITAPNFNFGCSLALSRFSSIKFANHKLPTVARELGVELKKHHDAAEDARACAGITIELARRQNFEGGFIDFFHSQGFTVGSLDEERVYPILRDRSGANVVVQRRRLGLDHLGSAAEGRVPPAAGGRAAGGASQSVEPDVEKAAPKKARGRAPWDKVATPEVIPDPNPDADPSSLLYGQHVTLTGDFEPYEKGALWQRIADQGGQVGKNVTKKTTILVAGPWATITSKQKRAEELQEKGQDIQIWDDKQLFTALGLDDQPPF, encoded by the coding sequence GTGATCGCGGCACATGGCGCAACCATCACTCTGGATGGCTCCACACTCACCATTACCCATTCCCCTCTCCTGACCGCTCTTTCGCGGTCCGGGGAGCATACGCAGACGGTTGATCTCAGCTCAGTGAGCGGGGTTGAGGTGCACCCTCCCGGATCGTTGTCCTGCGGTTCCATTGAGCTCACAGGTCAAGCCGGACCCACGGTGATCACGTTCTCCCCCAACCAGGTGGAGCAGGCGGAGTCCCTGGCTGCAGGTATCAACGCCGTCCTGCGCGGTGAAACCCCGACGCTGACCTCCGGTGGGGGCGGAAACGCCACCGCTGCCGCCACCCCGGTCCCCGGCCTGGACTTCGTCGGTTTTGATGTGGAGACCGCCAATGATGACTGGGGATCCATCTGTCAGATCGGCCTGGTCCGCTACCAGGACGGCGTGGAGACAGAATCGGTGTCCTGGCTGTGCACACCTCCAGAACCCTTCAACTTCTTCCAACCCATCAACATCAGCATCCACGGCATCACCCCTGAGCAGGTCGCGGACCAACCGGGATTTGCCGAGATGCTGCCCAAGATGGTCGATTTCGTGGGGGATCTCCCCCTGGTCGCCCACAATGCACAGTTTGATTTCACCGCACTGTCCCGTGCGTGTGATGCGGCGGGGATCACGGCACCGAACTTCAACTTCGGGTGCTCCCTGGCGTTGTCCCGGTTCTCCAGCATCAAATTTGCCAACCACAAGCTCCCCACCGTGGCCCGGGAACTGGGTGTGGAGCTGAAGAAGCACCACGACGCGGCTGAGGACGCCCGCGCCTGCGCCGGCATCACCATTGAGTTGGCACGGCGTCAGAACTTTGAAGGTGGTTTCATCGACTTCTTCCACAGCCAGGGCTTCACGGTCGGTTCCCTGGATGAGGAGAGGGTCTACCCGATCCTGCGCGACCGGTCAGGTGCAAATGTGGTGGTCCAGCGTCGTCGGTTGGGACTGGATCACCTGGGTTCCGCCGCGGAGGGCCGGGTGCCACCGGCGGCCGGCGGAAGGGCAGCTGGTGGGGCGTCGCAAAGCGTGGAGCCCGATGTGGAGAAGGCTGCGCCGAAGAAGGCGCGGGGTCGGGCACCGTGGGACAAGGTGGCCACCCCGGAGGTCATTCCTGACCCCAACCCCGATGCTGATCCATCTTCGCTGCTCTACGGCCAGCATGTCACCCTGACCGGTGACTTCGAACCCTATGAAAAGGGTGCGCTCTGGCAGCGTATCGCCGATCAGGGCGGGCAGGTGGGAAAGAACGTAACCAAGAAAACCACCATTCTGGTGGCTGGTCCGTGGGCGACCATCACCAGCAAGCAGAAACGCGCCGAAGAATTGCAGGAAAAGGGCCAGGACATTCAGATCTGGGACGACAAGCAGCTGTTCACCGCCCTCGGTTTGGACGATCAACCACCGTTCTAG
- a CDS encoding ABC transporter substrate-binding protein yields MASRSVSGLRTRRRTLPALLASVLLAGTALVGCSTTEDAASPGTTTAVESAEVAEGFPVTITFDPYDPVTIEDQPERIVSLSPTTTEMLFAVGAGDQVVAVDEYSNYPEDAPLVEGLSGFTPNVESVLEHDPDLVLIMNKAEGIVEGLTAAGVPVLIVPASVDLEDTYEQIALVGEASGHADAADELVEEMKRDVEDALASVSQEFKDAGLTYYHELSSTYHSVSGLTYIGQIYSEFGLTSIAPDNDDYPQLTSEAIVAANPDIIFLANTRAEDMDADVIASRPGWETIDAVVNDQVIGLDDDLASRWGPRVSELVESIADELNEQVVPNWENSEAPATVG; encoded by the coding sequence ATGGCCTCACGTTCAGTTTCCGGACTACGCACCAGACGTCGCACGCTGCCTGCTCTCCTTGCCTCCGTGCTCTTGGCTGGCACCGCCTTGGTGGGGTGTTCCACAACAGAGGATGCGGCTTCCCCAGGCACCACCACTGCGGTTGAATCCGCTGAGGTGGCCGAAGGGTTCCCGGTAACCATCACCTTTGATCCCTATGACCCGGTGACCATCGAGGATCAGCCGGAGCGCATTGTCAGTCTTTCACCGACCACCACGGAGATGTTGTTCGCGGTGGGTGCCGGCGACCAGGTCGTCGCGGTGGATGAATACTCCAACTATCCGGAGGACGCACCCTTGGTGGAGGGCCTGTCAGGTTTCACTCCCAATGTGGAATCCGTGCTGGAACATGATCCAGATCTGGTGCTCATCATGAACAAGGCGGAGGGAATCGTCGAAGGGCTCACTGCGGCTGGGGTTCCGGTCCTGATCGTGCCGGCCTCAGTGGACCTGGAGGACACCTACGAGCAGATCGCGCTTGTCGGTGAAGCCAGCGGTCATGCCGATGCCGCAGATGAACTGGTGGAGGAGATGAAGCGCGATGTGGAGGACGCCCTGGCCTCCGTTTCCCAGGAGTTCAAGGACGCGGGTCTGACCTACTATCACGAGCTGAGCAGCACTTATCACTCCGTCTCCGGCCTGACCTACATCGGACAGATCTACTCCGAGTTCGGCCTGACCTCCATCGCACCGGATAATGATGATTACCCGCAGCTGACCAGCGAGGCCATTGTGGCAGCCAACCCGGACATCATCTTCCTCGCCAACACCAGGGCGGAGGATATGGACGCCGATGTCATCGCCTCCCGCCCCGGTTGGGAGACCATTGATGCCGTGGTCAATGATCAGGTGATCGGTCTTGATGATGATCTGGCTTCCCGCTGGGGCCCACGCGTGTCTGAGCTGGTGGAATCCATCGCCGATGAGCTCAATGAGCAGGTCGTTCCCAACTGGGAGAATAGCGAAGCACCGGCAACCGTCGGTTAA
- a CDS encoding FecCD family ABC transporter permease: protein MATAASLVVLLVVVVYSGFSGVIDLSPSQVMAHLIGGETLSAREQAVFFDIRLPRIVTAMIVGSMLALSGAAYQAVFRNPLADPYLLGVSAGAGLGVTVVIVGGTVLGLSAGGFSIIGAAFIGGITAVSATVMVSRGVGQGSSATVVILAGVAVAAFASSIQTYIQQRNIDTVARIYVWMLGSLNVSRWESVVSVALPAMICAALILASARVLDVMTVGDVEARTLGIDPTVVRLSLVAVATLGTASVVAISGLIGFVGIIVPHAIRLICGPGHRMLLPLTLVWGAIFLVTADTIGRTILAPQELPVGVVTAAVGAPFFLFILRRSSRPRKEAAV from the coding sequence ATCGCCACCGCCGCATCACTTGTGGTGTTGCTCGTGGTGGTGGTGTATTCAGGGTTCTCCGGAGTCATTGATCTCAGTCCCTCCCAGGTGATGGCACACCTCATTGGTGGGGAAACCCTCAGCGCCCGTGAGCAGGCGGTGTTTTTTGATATCCGTCTGCCCCGCATTGTGACAGCGATGATCGTTGGTTCCATGCTCGCGCTGTCCGGTGCCGCCTACCAGGCGGTGTTCCGGAATCCACTCGCCGATCCCTACCTCTTGGGTGTATCTGCCGGTGCGGGTCTGGGGGTCACCGTTGTCATCGTCGGCGGCACCGTTCTGGGTCTGAGTGCCGGCGGGTTCAGTATCATCGGGGCGGCCTTCATCGGTGGTATCACCGCGGTGTCCGCCACCGTGATGGTGAGCAGGGGAGTGGGACAGGGATCCTCCGCCACGGTGGTGATCCTGGCGGGAGTGGCGGTGGCTGCCTTTGCCAGTTCCATCCAGACCTACATCCAGCAGCGCAATATTGATACCGTCGCCCGCATCTATGTCTGGATGCTGGGCAGCCTGAACGTCTCCCGCTGGGAATCTGTGGTCAGCGTGGCGCTTCCTGCCATGATCTGTGCGGCGTTGATCCTCGCCTCAGCCCGGGTGCTTGATGTCATGACCGTCGGTGATGTGGAGGCCCGCACCCTGGGTATTGATCCCACCGTGGTCCGCCTGTCACTGGTGGCGGTGGCCACCCTGGGCACCGCATCTGTGGTGGCCATCTCCGGACTCATCGGGTTCGTGGGCATCATCGTGCCACATGCAATCCGTCTCATCTGCGGTCCGGGACATCGCATGCTGTTGCCGCTGACACTGGTGTGGGGTGCCATTTTCCTGGTGACTGCCGACACCATCGGTCGCACCATCCTGGCGCCACAGGAACTGCCCGTGGGCGTGGTCACCGCAGCGGTTGGCGCACCGTTCTTCCTGTTCATCCTGCGCCGATCCAGCAGACCCCGCAAGGAGGCCGCAGTATGA
- a CDS encoding winged helix-turn-helix transcriptional regulator, whose translation MRLLNETPRATVGVDAAGRGVTAAETRTRQPVQLVPSPHDTQENTPPRTSADPELRTSAGANDPGLSWDPFNKSCLSRDLFDTIGDKWAMLILLSIEDGPLRNGEIKDRVEGISPKVLTQRLSVLVEDGLVTRTSHHQIPPRVDYELTELGESVVEPVKGVYAWTVAHMDKVMASRTRHPKAS comes from the coding sequence ATGCGGCTTCTCAATGAAACTCCCCGGGCCACCGTCGGCGTTGACGCGGCAGGCCGGGGTGTGACCGCCGCGGAAACCCGCACGCGTCAACCTGTGCAGCTCGTTCCCTCACCCCATGACACGCAGGAGAACACCCCGCCCCGGACATCCGCGGATCCGGAGCTGCGGACATCAGCCGGAGCCAATGATCCGGGTCTTTCCTGGGATCCATTCAATAAAAGCTGCCTCAGTCGCGACCTCTTCGACACGATTGGAGATAAGTGGGCGATGCTCATCCTCCTCAGCATCGAGGATGGCCCCCTGCGCAACGGCGAGATCAAAGACCGGGTTGAGGGGATCTCCCCGAAGGTCCTCACCCAACGACTCAGCGTGCTGGTCGAGGATGGATTAGTAACCCGCACCTCCCACCACCAGATTCCGCCACGGGTGGATTATGAACTCACCGAATTGGGAGAGTCTGTCGTTGAGCCCGTTAAGGGGGTCTATGCGTGGACCGTGGCTCATATGGATAAGGTCATGGCCTCACGGACACGGCATCCTAAGGCTTCTTAG
- a CDS encoding Ltp family lipoprotein — translation MKWAGGVVAVGITISFISSLGDSPSEETPVRASTAPTTVATSTSTTSSTAAIVAAATEAATEDPVRESNEIPTEFRSALNKADSYANRQNMSKSRLYDQLTSEYGERFSPEAAQYAVDNVEADWNANALAKARNYQDRQNMSPDRIHSQLTSEYGEKFTVAEADYALANLGTANTAETVADGVSTEFTSALNKADSYANRQNMSKSRLYDQLTSEYGERFSPEAAQYAVDNVEADWNANALAKARNYQDRQNMSPDRIHSQLTSEYGEKFTVAEADYALANL, via the coding sequence ATGAAATGGGCTGGCGGTGTCGTCGCGGTCGGCATTACCATCAGTTTCATCTCCAGTCTCGGAGATTCACCCAGCGAGGAAACACCGGTTCGCGCATCAACAGCTCCAACCACCGTGGCTACCAGTACGTCCACCACTTCGTCCACCGCTGCGATTGTCGCCGCAGCAACTGAAGCCGCTACTGAAGACCCTGTCCGGGAGAGCAACGAAATTCCAACCGAGTTCCGTTCTGCTCTTAACAAGGCTGATTCCTATGCCAATCGGCAGAACATGTCCAAGAGCCGGCTTTATGACCAGCTAACTTCCGAGTATGGAGAGAGGTTCAGTCCGGAGGCTGCACAATATGCAGTGGACAACGTCGAAGCGGATTGGAATGCCAATGCTTTGGCTAAGGCACGCAACTACCAAGACCGCCAAAACATGTCCCCTGATCGCATCCACAGCCAATTGACCTCAGAGTACGGTGAGAAATTCACCGTCGCCGAAGCCGATTACGCACTGGCCAACCTCGGCACCGCTAACACAGCGGAGACTGTTGCTGACGGGGTGTCGACGGAATTCACATCCGCTCTTAACAAGGCTGATTCCTATGCCAATCGGCAGAACATGTCCAAGAGCCGGCTTTATGACCAGCTAACTTCCGAGTATGGAGAGAGGTTCAGTCCGGAGGCTGCACAATATGCAGTGGACAACGTCGAAGCGGATTGGAATGCCAATGCTTTGGCTAAGGCACGCAACTACCAAGACCGCCAAAACATGTCCCCTGATCGCATCCACAGCCAATTGACCTCAGAGTACGGTGAGAAATTCACCGTCGCCGAAGCCGATTACGCACTGGCCAACCTTTGA
- a CDS encoding ABC transporter ATP-binding protein, with product MMPPEEKVIAVECEQVVVRYPGVGRTAVSGISTRVVQGEWLNIVGPNGCGKTSLLHALAQVLPVEAGLITLAGIDVSRSSKISSLGLAAARRRRHLARTVALMPQHPTIPVGLDVHDYVLLGRHPHNRVPGRHDAEVVERCLDELNLASYSHRLVSSLSGGERQRASLARALAQEPEVLLLDEPTSALDIGHAQETLELIDAVRARRGLTVIAAMHDLTLTAQYGDRVMMIAAGEKIAEGTAADVLTAQRIHEVYRANVVVETDQGRPVVIPRRPSCA from the coding sequence ATGATGCCCCCGGAGGAAAAGGTCATCGCTGTTGAATGTGAACAGGTGGTGGTCCGCTACCCGGGTGTCGGTCGGACGGCGGTGTCCGGGATCAGCACCCGGGTGGTGCAGGGTGAATGGCTCAACATCGTCGGCCCGAATGGCTGTGGCAAAACCTCACTCCTTCATGCCCTGGCGCAGGTGCTCCCTGTGGAAGCCGGGTTGATCACCCTGGCAGGCATCGACGTGAGCCGTTCGTCGAAAATCAGCTCCCTCGGGCTGGCGGCGGCACGCCGACGGCGGCACCTGGCGCGCACCGTGGCACTCATGCCGCAGCACCCCACCATTCCGGTGGGGTTGGATGTCCATGACTATGTGCTGCTGGGCAGGCACCCGCATAACCGTGTGCCCGGGCGCCATGATGCTGAGGTGGTCGAGCGTTGTCTCGATGAACTCAACCTCGCCAGCTACTCCCACCGCCTGGTTTCTTCGCTTTCCGGGGGTGAGCGGCAGCGCGCGAGCCTTGCGCGCGCCCTCGCACAGGAGCCGGAGGTGCTGCTCCTTGACGAGCCGACGTCGGCGCTCGACATCGGACATGCGCAGGAAACCCTGGAGCTTATCGACGCCGTCCGTGCCCGACGTGGGTTGACGGTGATCGCAGCCATGCATGATCTGACCCTCACCGCGCAATACGGCGACCGGGTGATGATGATTGCGGCGGGTGAGAAGATCGCCGAAGGTACCGCAGCGGATGTCCTCACAGCCCAACGGATCCATGAGGTCTACAGGGCGAATGTGGTTGTGGAAACAGATCAGGGGCGCCCGGTGGTCATCCCCAGGCGCCCCTCATGTGCTTGA